The following coding sequences lie in one Cannabis sativa cultivar Pink pepper isolate KNU-18-1 chromosome 5, ASM2916894v1, whole genome shotgun sequence genomic window:
- the LOC115717969 gene encoding uncharacterized protein LOC115717969 produces MNVDAAINASNNQMGIGVVIRNCQGAIIAAFSKPLLGNFASHEIEAKAIFHSLLWANQLEIQLGQVETDAMTVTNALYGRSNCISAFNDLINDVSCLLSFFPGVSVVHAKRTANKAAHYLARYALGLDEACF; encoded by the coding sequence ATGAATGTGGATGCTGCCATAAATGCATCTAATAACCAAATGGGCATTGGAGTTGTTATCAGAAACTGTCAGGGGGCTATAATTGCTGCTTTCTCGAAGCCTCTCCTCGGAAACTTTGCATCACATGAAATCGAGGCAAAGGCAATATTTCACAGCTTGCTTTGGGCCAATCAATTGGAAATACAGCTAGGCCAAGTCGAAACGGATGCTATGACGGTTACCAATGCTTTATATGGCCGATCAAATTGTATCTCTGCTTTCAATGATCTTATTAATGATGTATCTTGCTTACTTTCCTTTTTCCCGGGTGTATCTGTTGTACATGCTAAACGAACAGCTAACAAAGCTGCTCATTATTTAGCTAGATATGCTTTAGGGTTGGATGAAGCTTGCTTTTGA